One Nitrososphaerales archaeon genomic window carries:
- a CDS encoding CBS domain-containing protein, with protein sequence MSEPLIRTKILVREIMNSPVVSAHKDESVKSLAMKMAKSNVGSVIIMESDRHIGIVTDGDIVKKVVARGLDPDKVVAGEIMSEPLHTIDGNKDITEAARIMRKVGTKRLGVTYKDRLVGVISVSDLTAITPELCEIMSEKARIMMGESLRYRGYVVGYCDLCNQWSDYLQELDGKFLCEECRAEVQK encoded by the coding sequence GTGAGTGAACCGTTAATCCGAACGAAGATACTGGTTAGGGAGATCATGAATAGCCCCGTAGTGAGCGCCCATAAGGATGAGAGTGTCAAATCCTTGGCGATGAAGATGGCGAAGTCGAATGTGGGGAGTGTAATAATCATGGAGAGTGATAGGCATATTGGAATCGTGACCGATGGAGATATTGTAAAGAAGGTGGTGGCTAGAGGCTTAGATCCCGATAAGGTCGTTGCAGGTGAAATCATGTCCGAGCCTCTTCATACGATCGATGGTAATAAAGATATTACTGAGGCTGCACGAATAATGAGAAAGGTAGGTACAAAGAGGTTAGGCGTAACTTATAAAGACCGATTGGTAGGTGTGATATCGGTCTCTGATCTAACCGCAATCACACCCGAACTTTGTGAAATTATGTCAGAAAAGGCGAGGATCATGATGGGCGAATCCTTGAGATATAGAGGGTATGTCGTAGGTTACTGTGATCTATGTAATCAGTGGTCGGATTATTTACAAGAATTGGATGGAAAGTTTCTCTGTGAAGAATGTAGGGCTGAAGTTCAAAAGTAG